From one Candidatus Binataceae bacterium genomic stretch:
- a CDS encoding alpha/beta hydrolase: MTDLQHHFVTTNGIKLHYVEQGSGPLVVMCHGWPESWYSWRHQIPALAAAGFRAVAPDQRGYGQTEAPEAIDSYNILNLVGDIVGLVNGLGESRAIVVGHDWGAPVAWYSSLLRPDIFHACALLSVPYVPRSSIRPSIQWKALEGTDKHFYQNYFQEPGRVEKELDADPRRSMAMMLYGASGDPPPEERWQFLFPRSKKFIESGVAPKKLPPWLTEADLEFFAGEFKRAGFRGGINWYRNFDRNWELTGFLDGAKLLQPSVFAAGEHDVVIAMMGGDPSKIIAASMPNCRRQVIIPGAGHWIQQERPQQINQLLVEFAKGL, from the coding sequence ATGACCGACCTGCAACACCACTTCGTCACTACCAACGGCATCAAGCTGCACTACGTTGAGCAGGGCTCGGGTCCGCTCGTCGTGATGTGCCACGGCTGGCCCGAATCCTGGTACTCGTGGCGCCACCAGATTCCCGCGCTTGCCGCGGCGGGCTTTCGGGCGGTGGCGCCCGATCAGCGTGGTTATGGACAAACCGAAGCACCCGAGGCGATCGATTCCTACAACATCCTCAATCTGGTGGGCGACATTGTCGGGCTGGTCAACGGGCTCGGAGAGTCGCGGGCGATCGTCGTGGGCCACGATTGGGGCGCGCCGGTGGCGTGGTATTCGTCACTACTCCGTCCTGACATCTTTCACGCATGCGCGCTGCTCAGCGTACCGTACGTTCCGCGAAGTTCGATTCGCCCGAGTATTCAATGGAAGGCGCTCGAAGGAACCGACAAGCATTTTTATCAGAACTATTTCCAGGAGCCGGGACGAGTTGAAAAGGAACTCGATGCGGACCCGCGCCGCTCAATGGCGATGATGCTGTACGGCGCGTCTGGCGATCCGCCCCCCGAGGAGCGCTGGCAGTTCCTGTTTCCGCGCAGTAAGAAGTTCATCGAATCTGGAGTCGCGCCGAAGAAGTTGCCGCCGTGGTTAACGGAAGCGGACCTGGAGTTTTTCGCCGGGGAGTTCAAGCGCGCGGGCTTTCGCGGCGGTATCAACTGGTATCGCAACTTCGATCGCAACTGGGAGCTGACGGGATTTCTCGATGGGGCAAAGCTTCTCCAGCCCTCAGTGTTCGCGGCCGGCGAGCACGACGTGGTAATCGCGATGATGGGAGGCGACCCGAGTAAAATAATCGCGGCTTCGATGCCCAATTGCCGCAGGCAAGTGATCATTCCCGGTGCGGGCCACTGGATTCAGCAGGAGCGTCCCCAGCAGATCAACCAGCTGCTGGTGGAATTCGCCAAGGGTCTGTGA